ATGAGGATGCTTTGGCTCTCGTGTGTGAAAACAATCACTCTTTCGATCGCTCGAAACTCGGCTATGTGACGCTCCTGTCTGGAGATGCCATACAAAACACCGCCGATAATCTGGATATGGTTTTTTGTCGACAGCGTTTCCATACGCGAAACTACTACAAACCCTTCGCCCAAAAACTCGCCGACGAGGTTGCAGCGGTGGTGCCGAGCACGGGGGCAATCGTCGCAGACATCGGTGCCGGTACCGGATATTATTCAGCGGTGCTCACCCGCGCCATACCCGGTATCGAAATCGTTGATTTCGATTTGTCGAAGCGTGCCCTTCAGCGTGCGGTCCAATTGAGCTCGGTCATCACGGCGATCGTTGCCGACACCTGGGCGGGGCTTCCCGTCAAAGATGAGGCGTTCGACGCACTCATCAACGTGTTCGCTCCCCGAAATGCCGAGGATTTCGCGCGCATCGTCAAGCCCGGGGGATATGTTTTCGTTTCGACTCCGACTCCCAAACATCTGCTTGAGATTCGCGAGGCGGCCCATCTCATCAGAATCGGGCGTCAGGATTCCGATAAAAAAGCCGACCTCCGTGAAAAAATGATTCCGTACTTCGACTTGGTGAAGACCGAGACGATTGAGTTCCCGTTGGCCTTCGACGAGCGTTCGGTCTATGACTTGGTGATGATGGGTCCGAACGCCTATCATACCGACGGCGACGAGCTCCTCCATGTCATCGGGGAACTTCAACGCCCAATCGAGGCGACGTTTTCAGTGGACCTTCATACGTACCGCAAGCAAATATAGTCGGCGCAACCTTTTTCGATATATCGTATAATGAGGGTAGCCTTGAATGCGCCCAGTGGGCTCGGACGGCGTTATACCGTGAACCTGGTCAGGACCGGAAGGTAGCAGCCATAAGCGGTCACTGATGGGTGTCCGAGTCCACTGGGCGCATTTTTCCCACGTCCGAGAAACGGAGTGCGTGTGGCACACCAATCACTTTATAGGAAATATCGCCCCGACACGTTCGATGACATGGTGGGACAACA
The sequence above is a segment of the Coriobacteriia bacterium genome. Coding sequences within it:
- a CDS encoding methyltransferase domain-containing protein, whose protein sequence is MPIKKVNTEVLALLRCPICQSELHEDALALVCENNHSFDRSKLGYVTLLSGDAIQNTADNLDMVFCRQRFHTRNYYKPFAQKLADEVAAVVPSTGAIVADIGAGTGYYSAVLTRAIPGIEIVDFDLSKRALQRAVQLSSVITAIVADTWAGLPVKDEAFDALINVFAPRNAEDFARIVKPGGYVFVSTPTPKHLLEIREAAHLIRIGRQDSDKKADLREKMIPYFDLVKTETIEFPLAFDERSVYDLVMMGPNAYHTDGDELLHVIGELQRPIEATFSVDLHTYRKQI